A window of Hemibagrus wyckioides isolate EC202008001 linkage group LG03, SWU_Hwy_1.0, whole genome shotgun sequence contains these coding sequences:
- the mrpl14 gene encoding large ribosomal subunit protein uL14m: protein MAFSSMTLPKMLTTHYRSFSVSTVVTALQKLTRVRVVDNSSLGNSPYHRSPRVIHVYTKNGVGKVGDTVLLAIKGQKKKALIVGHKMPGSRMSPRFDSNNVVLIEENGNPTGTRIKAPIPTHLRKLEGDYSKLLAIAQRFV, encoded by the exons ATGGCCTTCTCATCAATGACGCTTCCAAAGATGTTAACAACACACTACAGGTCTTTCag tgtttcaacAGTTGTGACGGCCCTTCAGAAGCTGACAAGGGTACGGGTGGTAGACAACAGCAGTCTTGGAAACAGCCCCTATCACCGTTCTCCTAGAGTCATTCATGTGTACACCAAGAATGGAGTGGGCAAAGTGGGTGACACGGTCCTGTTGGCCATTaaaggacagaaaaagaaagcactGATTGTGGGTCACAAGATGCCTGGATCAAGAATGTCACCTAGATTTGATTCAAACAATGTTGTTTTGATCGAAGAAAATGGGAACCCAACAGGAACGAGGATTAAAGCTCCCATACCTACACATTTACGCAAACTGGAGGGTGATTACTCCAAATTATTAGCTATTGCACAACGCTTTGTGTAG